The following are from one region of the Nicotiana tomentosiformis chromosome 7, ASM39032v3, whole genome shotgun sequence genome:
- the LOC104097372 gene encoding OVARIAN TUMOR DOMAIN-containing deubiquitinating enzyme 11: MSEYYGNSRASSSSTTSSLNSSSQGTEDDHTIARILAEEEENSLNYGGNKLGRRLSHLDSIPHTPRVIGEIPDPNDATLDHGRLSSRLATYGLTEMQIEGDGNCQFRALSDQLYHNPEYHKHVRKEVVKQLKHFRKLYEGYVPMRYKSYLRKMKRLGEWGDHVTLQAAADRFGVKICLVTSFRDNGYIDILPKDIQPSRELWLSFWSEVHYNSLYEIGEVPARVRRKKHWLFF; the protein is encoded by the exons ATGAGTGAATACTATGGAAATTCAAGAGCAAGCtcaagttctacaacatctaGTTTGAATAGCAGTTCACAAGGTACTGAGGATGATCATACCATTGCAAGAATTTTagctgaagaagaagaaaattcgCTCAATTATGGTGGCAATAAACTTGGGAGGAGACTTTCTCATTTGGACTCAATCCCG CACACTCCACGGGTAATTGGGGAGATACCTGACCCAAACGATGCCACACTAGACCATGGGAGGCTCTCTAGCAG GTTAGCGACATATGGTCTTACTGAAATGCAAATTGAAGGAGATGGGAATTGCCAG TTTCGCGCCCTTTCGGATCAGTTGTATCATAATCCAGAGTATCATAAGCATGTAAGGAAGGAGGTTGTTAAACAG CTAAAGCACTTCAGAAAGTTATATGAAGGTTATGTGCCCATGAGATACAAAAGCTACTTGAGGAAAATGAAGAG GTTGGGAGAGTGGGGAGATCATGTCACTCTACAAGCCGCTGCCGATAGA TTTGGGGTAAAAATATGCTTGGTTACGTCTTTCCGAGACAATGGCTACATTGATATCCTTCCCAAGGACATACAACCTTCTAGGG AATTGTGGCTGAGTTTCTGGAGCGAAGTTCACTACAATTCGTTATACGAAATTGGAG AGGTTCCAGCTAGAGTGCGCAGAAAGAAGCATTGGCTTTTTTTCTAA